A single region of the Brachypodium distachyon strain Bd21 chromosome 3, Brachypodium_distachyon_v3.0, whole genome shotgun sequence genome encodes:
- the LOC100844794 gene encoding F-box/LRR-repeat protein At3g59190 isoform X2 — protein MEKKKNAAAAAAKKKKRESDGPARKRARSGGACADAAGDRISNLPDAILGTIVSLLPTKDGGRTQAVSRRWRHLWRSSLLNLEVGAFLSATAAAKIISDHPGPARRFCLRPGDSYADVDSWLRSRALAGLQELVIYYARASARTLPLSALRSAASTLVVAKFIGCEFPNESVKPSMDFNLPLLKQVTLTNVSILGDVFHGLLSGCHALESLSMWIVQTAGCLRVCSPTLRSIGFHLYSGEELVIEDAPRLERLLLPYASMARPMTIRVIRAPQLKILGPFTPDISKHQVFQGMNLVSLENSMRTVKVLAVGSCNHQLNAVLSVLSFTDFMGRIRKTSLGMMTDYSQSNVYRTISKQWCSSSIQAMSNRLPLPGSLF, from the exons atggagaagaagaagaatgccgcggcggcggcggcgaagaagaagaagcgggaaTCGGATGGACCCGCACGGAAGCGGGCACGGAGTGGCGGCGCCTGCGCCGatgccgccggcgatcgcATCAGCAACCTCCCGGACGCCATCCTGGGCACaatcgtctccctcctcccgacCAAGGACGGCGGGCGCACGCAGGCCGTCTCCCGCCGCTGGCGCCACCTCTGGCGCTCATCGCTGCTCAACCTCGAGGTCGGCGCCTTcctctccgccaccgccgccgccaagataATCTCCGACCACCCCGGCCCCGCCCGCCGGTTCTGCCTCCGCCCCGGCGACTCCTACGCCGATGTGGACAGCTGGCTCCGCTCCCGGgctctcgccggcctccaggAGCTCGTCATCTACTACGCGCGCGCCTCTGCTCGCACGCTGCCGCTATCCGCTCTCCGCTCCGCCGCATCCACGCTCGTCGTCGCCAAGTTCATCGGCTGCGAATTCCCCAACGAGAGTGTCAAACCGTCCATGGATTTCAACCTCCCGCTCCTCAAGCAAGTCACCCTGACCAACGTTTCCATCTTGGGGGACGTCTTCCATGGCTTGCTCTCTGGCTGCCATGCCTTGGAGAGCTTGTCCATGTGGATAGTTCAGACTGCGGGTTGCCTCCGTGTTTGCTCGCCGACTCTTCGGAGCATCGGCTTCCATTTATACTCTGGTGAAGAACTGGTCATCGAAGACGCTCCTCGCCTTGAAAGACTACTATTACCTTATGCTTCCATGGCTCGTCCTATGACTATCCGGGTAATTAGGGCACCTCAACTTAAGATATTAGGCCCGTTCACGCCGGACATCTCCAAACACCAAGTCTTCcag GGAATGAACCTAGTCAGCCTGGAGAACTCGATGCGCACCGTGAAGGTTTTGGCAGTCGGGTCCTGTAATCATCAGCTGAATGCAGTTCTTAGCGTCCTCAG tTTTACAGACTTTATGGGAAGGATAAGGAAAACGAGCCTCGGTATGATGACCGACTACAGCCAATCGAATGTCTACAGAACCATCTCAAAACAGTGGTGTTCAAGTTCTATTCAGGCAATGAGCAACAGGTTGCCTTTGCCAGGTTCCTTGTTTTGA
- the LOC100842973 gene encoding ribosomal RNA small subunit methyltransferase, chloroplastic isoform X2 → MMALTSLSPHPPRAASSPATPPRRRPPPPQVTSPPPRGRARPAASAAAVKSGGTGDDYHSTIRSLNSGGRRLVPRKSLGQNYMLNARVNEELVAAAGVEEGDVVLEIGPGTGSLTAALLAAGATVVAVEKDKQMAALVKDRFGSTEQLKIIEEDITKFHVNSHFLPILEEKSHCTKKYAKVVSNLPFNVSTEVVKQILPMGDVFSVMVLMLQDETALRLANASIQTPEYRPINVFVNFYSEPEYKFKVERANFFPQPKVDGGVISFKLKNAGEYPPVGSNKSFFSMVNSAFNGKRKMLRKSLQHLCSSAEIEAALSNIGLPATARPSDLMMDDFVRLHNRLAKV, encoded by the exons ATGATGGCGCTCACTTCCTTATCCCCACACCCGCCGCGCgcggcctcgtcgccggccacgcctcctcgccgccggccgccgccgcctcaagtcacctctcctccgccccgcgGCCGTGCCCGCcccgccgcttccgccgccgccgtcaagtccggcggcaccggcgacgACTACCACTCGACCATCCGCTCCCTCAACtcgggcggccgccgcctcgtgcCCCGCAAGTCCCTCGGCCAG AACTACATGCTGAACGCGAGGGTGAACGAGgagctggtggcggcggcgggggtggagGAAGGGGACGTCGTGCTGGAGATAGGCCCCGGGACGGGCTCGCTCACCGCCGCGCTGCTCGCGGCCGGCGCcaccgtcgtcgccgtcgagaAG GATAAGCAAATGGCTGCCCTTGTGAAAGATAGGTTTGGATCCACAGAGCAACTCAAG ATCATTGAAGAAGATATCACAAAATTTCATGTCAACTCCCATTTTCTCCCCATCCTGGAGGAGAAATCCCATTGCACCAAAAAATATGCCAAG GTTGTGTCAAACTTACCGTTTAATGTCAGCACTGAAGTTGTCAAACAAATTCTCCCAATGGGCGATGTTTTCTCTGTCATGGTGCTTATGCTTCAG GATGAAACAGCACTGCGCCTTGCAAATGCTTCGATACAAACACCAGAGTACCGACCTATCAATGTGTTTGTGAATTTCTACTCTG AACCTGAATACAAGTTCAAAGTCGAGAGGGCAAATTTTTTCCCTCAACCGAAG GTTGATGGTGGTGTTATAAGCTTCAAATTAAAGAATGCTGGGGAGTATCCGCCTGTTGGTTCTAACAAAAGTTTCTTTTCAATG GTGAACTCTGCGTTCAATGGGAAGCGCAAGATGCTACGTAAATCACTTCAACACCTATGTTCTTCTGCTGAGATCGAGGCCGCGCTTAGCAATATTGGTCTTCCGGCTACA GCTAGACCGTCCGATCTGATGATGGATGATTTCGTGAGATTGCACAATCGCCTGGCAAAAGTATAA
- the LOC100844794 gene encoding F-box/LRR-repeat protein At3g59190 isoform X1: protein MEKKKNAAAAAAKKKKRESDGPARKRARSGGACADAAGDRISNLPDAILGTIVSLLPTKDGGRTQAVSRRWRHLWRSSLLNLEVGAFLSATAAAKIISDHPGPARRFCLRPGDSYADVDSWLRSRALAGLQELVIYYARASARTLPLSALRSAASTLVVAKFIGCEFPNESVKPSMDFNLPLLKQVTLTNVSILGDVFHGLLSGCHALESLSMWIVQTAGCLRVCSPTLRSIGFHLYSGEELVIEDAPRLERLLLPYASMARPMTIRVIRAPQLKILGPFTPDISKHQVFQGMNLVSLENSMRTVKVLAVGSCNHQLNAVLSVLRCFPCLEKLYVIFYRLYGKDKENEPRYDDRLQPIECLQNHLKTVVFKFYSGNEQQVAFARFLVLNSKVLNKIEFQVHEDYKSQSMARIHSLLKVENRASQDIQIEFRGNCYFVYYHAKRCIHDLSMADPFR, encoded by the exons atggagaagaagaagaatgccgcggcggcggcggcgaagaagaagaagcgggaaTCGGATGGACCCGCACGGAAGCGGGCACGGAGTGGCGGCGCCTGCGCCGatgccgccggcgatcgcATCAGCAACCTCCCGGACGCCATCCTGGGCACaatcgtctccctcctcccgacCAAGGACGGCGGGCGCACGCAGGCCGTCTCCCGCCGCTGGCGCCACCTCTGGCGCTCATCGCTGCTCAACCTCGAGGTCGGCGCCTTcctctccgccaccgccgccgccaagataATCTCCGACCACCCCGGCCCCGCCCGCCGGTTCTGCCTCCGCCCCGGCGACTCCTACGCCGATGTGGACAGCTGGCTCCGCTCCCGGgctctcgccggcctccaggAGCTCGTCATCTACTACGCGCGCGCCTCTGCTCGCACGCTGCCGCTATCCGCTCTCCGCTCCGCCGCATCCACGCTCGTCGTCGCCAAGTTCATCGGCTGCGAATTCCCCAACGAGAGTGTCAAACCGTCCATGGATTTCAACCTCCCGCTCCTCAAGCAAGTCACCCTGACCAACGTTTCCATCTTGGGGGACGTCTTCCATGGCTTGCTCTCTGGCTGCCATGCCTTGGAGAGCTTGTCCATGTGGATAGTTCAGACTGCGGGTTGCCTCCGTGTTTGCTCGCCGACTCTTCGGAGCATCGGCTTCCATTTATACTCTGGTGAAGAACTGGTCATCGAAGACGCTCCTCGCCTTGAAAGACTACTATTACCTTATGCTTCCATGGCTCGTCCTATGACTATCCGGGTAATTAGGGCACCTCAACTTAAGATATTAGGCCCGTTCACGCCGGACATCTCCAAACACCAAGTCTTCcag GGAATGAACCTAGTCAGCCTGGAGAACTCGATGCGCACCGTGAAGGTTTTGGCAGTCGGGTCCTGTAATCATCAGCTGAATGCAGTTCTTAGCGTCCTCAGGTGCTTCCCCTGTTTGGAAAAGCTCTATGTCATT tTTTACAGACTTTATGGGAAGGATAAGGAAAACGAGCCTCGGTATGATGACCGACTACAGCCAATCGAATGTCTACAGAACCATCTCAAAACAGTGGTGTTCAAGTTCTATTCAGGCAATGAGCAACAGGTTGCCTTTGCCAGGTTCCTTGTTTTGAATTCAAAAGTGCTAAACAAAATTGAATTCCAAGTACATGAGGACTACAAAAGTCAATCCATGGCTCGTATACACAGTCTGCTAAAAGTGGAAAACAGAGCTTCTCAGGATATTCAAATTGAATTCAGGGGCAATTGTTATTTTGTTTATTACCATGCCAAAAGATGTATCCATGATTTGTCAATGGCCGACCCCTTCAGATAA
- the LOC100822337 gene encoding putative F-box protein At3g16210 has protein sequence MTNLRRRSRPPLDDDDLLSEILLRLPPQPSSLPRASLVCNRWRCLVSDPGFTRRVRLHHRRNPPLLGLFYRNFRHICFVPTPDPPNLVPRERFLLQFDKGDDGFVILGCRHGLALIYHASRGQLLVWDPVNGDRHRLDIPPGFETKETYIHGAVLRAAGDARHFQVVLVGNDEKQYTRALACVYSSETGAWGNLISTLFPPKPKDCRSRLPTMIVMSIPGVLVGDSLYWILTESSPSILQFDLGRQSLAAIPVPVDVFANGNCHFTVMRAEDGGLGCLFLSGFNAQFWKRKTDCGGVASSWVLGRTIELDKVLPMNSEEERGPLMMLGFAEDNNVVVVWTIAGVFMVQTESLQFKKLFEANIIQSYYPFESVYTGETRIGVGNEGAELLLSG, from the exons ATGAccaacctccgccgccgctcgcggccgccgctggacgacgacgacctgcTCTCCgagatcctcctccgcctccccccgCAGCCGTCCTCCCTCCCGCGCGCCTCCCTTGTCTGCAACCGCTGGCGCTGCCTCGTCTCCGACCCCGGCTTCACCCGCCGCgtccgcctccaccaccgccgaaACCCTCCCCTGCTCGGCCTTTTCTACCGAAACTTTCGCCACATCTGCTTCGTGCCCACTCCGGACCCTCCCAACCTCGTCCCGCGCGAACGCTTCCTCCTGCAATTCGACAAGGGCGACGACGGGTTCGTGATCCTCGGATGCCGCCATGGCCTCGCGCTCATCTACCACGCGTCGCGGGGCCAGCTCCTGGTCTGGGACCCCGTCAACGGCGACAGGCACCGCCTTGACATTCCCCCGGGGTTCGAGACGAAGGAGACCTACATCCACGGGGCTGTTCTTCGGGCTGCCGGAGATGCCCGCCACTTTCAGGTGGTCCTGGTAGGCAACGACGAGAAACAGTATACACGAGCGCTCGCCTGCGTTTACTCGTCGGAGACCGGGGCATGGGGCAATCTCATCTCAACTCTGTTTCCACCCAAGCCCAAGGACTGCAGGAGCCGCCTTCCCACCATGATTGTTATGTCCATTCCTGGTGTCCTGGTTGGAGATTCCCTTTACTGGATCCTTACTGAAAGTTCACCCAGCATCCTTCAGTTTGATTTAGGTAGGCAGAGCCTAGCTGCGATACCGGTGCCAGTGGATGTGTTTGCCAATGGGAATTGCCACTTCACGGTTATGCGAGCAGAGGATGGTGGGCTTGGTTGCCTCTTCCTGTCAGGCTTCAACGCCCAATTCTGGAAGAGGAAGACTGATTGTGGTGGCGTTGCATCATCATGGGTGCTGGGACGAACTATCGAACTGGACAAGGTACTCCCCATGAATtcagaggaagagagagggcCCCTAATGATGCTTGGCTTTGCTGAGGACAATAATGTGGTTGTCGTGTGGACAATTGCTGGTGTCTTCATGGTCCAGACTGAGTCATTGCAGTTCAAGAAGCTTTTCGAAGCCAACATCATTCAAAGTTATTATCCATTCGAAAGTGTCTATACTGGAG AAACACGCATTGGTGTTGGAAATGAAGGTGCTGAACTTTTGCTCAGTGGATAA
- the LOC100842973 gene encoding ribosomal RNA small subunit methyltransferase, chloroplastic isoform X1: MMALTSLSPHPPRAASSPATPPRRRPPPPQVTSPPPRGRARPAASAAAVKSGGTGDDYHSTIRSLNSGGRRLVPRKSLGQVRLSSHPLSPPFMEPPKSLHCLFIAACLASPCCTCVCCAQNYMLNARVNEELVAAAGVEEGDVVLEIGPGTGSLTAALLAAGATVVAVEKDKQMAALVKDRFGSTEQLKIIEEDITKFHVNSHFLPILEEKSHCTKKYAKVVSNLPFNVSTEVVKQILPMGDVFSVMVLMLQDETALRLANASIQTPEYRPINVFVNFYSEPEYKFKVERANFFPQPKVDGGVISFKLKNAGEYPPVGSNKSFFSMVNSAFNGKRKMLRKSLQHLCSSAEIEAALSNIGLPATARPSDLMMDDFVRLHNRLAKV, translated from the exons ATGATGGCGCTCACTTCCTTATCCCCACACCCGCCGCGCgcggcctcgtcgccggccacgcctcctcgccgccggccgccgccgcctcaagtcacctctcctccgccccgcgGCCGTGCCCGCcccgccgcttccgccgccgccgtcaagtccggcggcaccggcgacgACTACCACTCGACCATCCGCTCCCTCAACtcgggcggccgccgcctcgtgcCCCGCAAGTCCCTCGGCCAGGTCCGTCTGTCCAGCCACCCTCTCTCCCCGCCTTTCATGGAACCCCCAAAATCCCTCCATTGTTTGTTTATCGCTGCCTGTTTGGCCTCTCCGTGCTGTACCTGTGTGTGTTGCGCGCAGAACTACATGCTGAACGCGAGGGTGAACGAGgagctggtggcggcggcgggggtggagGAAGGGGACGTCGTGCTGGAGATAGGCCCCGGGACGGGCTCGCTCACCGCCGCGCTGCTCGCGGCCGGCGCcaccgtcgtcgccgtcgagaAG GATAAGCAAATGGCTGCCCTTGTGAAAGATAGGTTTGGATCCACAGAGCAACTCAAG ATCATTGAAGAAGATATCACAAAATTTCATGTCAACTCCCATTTTCTCCCCATCCTGGAGGAGAAATCCCATTGCACCAAAAAATATGCCAAG GTTGTGTCAAACTTACCGTTTAATGTCAGCACTGAAGTTGTCAAACAAATTCTCCCAATGGGCGATGTTTTCTCTGTCATGGTGCTTATGCTTCAG GATGAAACAGCACTGCGCCTTGCAAATGCTTCGATACAAACACCAGAGTACCGACCTATCAATGTGTTTGTGAATTTCTACTCTG AACCTGAATACAAGTTCAAAGTCGAGAGGGCAAATTTTTTCCCTCAACCGAAG GTTGATGGTGGTGTTATAAGCTTCAAATTAAAGAATGCTGGGGAGTATCCGCCTGTTGGTTCTAACAAAAGTTTCTTTTCAATG GTGAACTCTGCGTTCAATGGGAAGCGCAAGATGCTACGTAAATCACTTCAACACCTATGTTCTTCTGCTGAGATCGAGGCCGCGCTTAGCAATATTGGTCTTCCGGCTACA GCTAGACCGTCCGATCTGATGATGGATGATTTCGTGAGATTGCACAATCGCCTGGCAAAAGTATAA
- the LOC100822646 gene encoding uncharacterized protein LOC100822646 yields the protein MGNEANAYCCLSPCTFVWLMALLALQVSGDYIPVAEMQDGSLGYCFQRASISGSTPLAIAARTSSPRCRPPAAKGPLDVDDLLREILLRLPPQLSSLPRASLVCKRWRRIVSDPGFTRHFRLHHRSKPPLLGLFAKNFHDIYFLPTLDPPNRVPEDRFRLHFDKGDNLFRTLGYRHGLALIYHESRDQILVWDPVNGDQHYLHVPSRFERKKSEVHGAVLRAAGDARHFQVVLVGNNEKQCRRLLACVYSSETGAWGNLVSTLLTPNPKCAWSRLSHLICMFLPGVLVGDSIYWSFTESSTGILQFDLGRQSLVVIPLPMDVFAKGYHHFTVMRAEDGGLGCLFLSGFSAQFWKRKTECGGVASSWVLGRTIELDKVLPMNSEEERVPLRMMGFAEDSNVAVVWTFDGLFMVQVESLQFKKVSKLLH from the exons ATGGGGAATGAAGCTAATGCGTACTGCTGCTTGAGTCCATGCACATTTGTTTGGCTGATGGCATTGCTTGCTCTGCAGGTGTCTGGAGATTACATCCCAGTGGCTGAGATGCAGGATGGCTCTTTGGGTTACT GTTTCCAACGTGCTTCCATATCAGGCTCGACTCCACTGGCCATTGCAGCGAGGAcgagcagccctcgctgccgcCCGCCAGCGGCGAAGGGGCCGCTAGACGTCGACGACCTGCTCAGGGAGATcctgctccgcctcccccCGCAGCTATCCTCCCTCCCGCGCGCCTCCCTCGTCTGCAAACGCTGGCGGCGCATCGTCTCCGACCCCGGCTTCACCCGCCActtccgcctccaccaccgcagCAAGCCTCCTCTCCTCGGCCTCTTCGCCAAAAACTTCCATGACATCTATTTCCTGCCCACTCTGGACCCTCCCAACCGCGTCCCGGAGGACCGCTTCCGCCTGCACTTCGACAAGGGCGACAACCTGTTCAGGACCCTCGGATACCGCCATGGCCTCGCGCTCATCTACCATGAGTCGCGGGACCAGATCCTGGTGTGGGACCCCGTCAACGGCGACCAGCACTACCTCCATGTTCCCTCAAGGTTCGAGAGGAAGAAGTCCGAGGTCCACGGGGCGGTGCTTCGGGCTGCCGGAGACGCCCGCCACTTTCAGGTGGTCCTGGTAGGCAACAACGAGAAACAGTGCAGACGACTGCTTGCTTGCGTCTACTCATCGGAGACCGGCGCGTGGGGTAATCTCGTCTCAACGCTTCTTACACCAAATCCCAAGTGTGCTTGGAGCCGCCTTTCGCACTTGATTTGTATGTTCCTTCCTGGTGTCCTGGTTGGAGATTCCATTTACTGGTCGTTTACTGAAAGTTCAACCGGCATCCTTCAGTTTGACTTGGGTAGGCAAAGCCTAGTTGTGATACCATTGCCAATGGATGTGTTTGCAAAGGGGTACCACCACTTCACGGTTATGCGAGCAGAGGATGGTGGGCTTGGTTGCCTCTTCCTGTCAGGCTTCAGCGCCCAATTCTGGAAGAGGAAGACCGAGTGTGGTGGGGTTGCATCATCATGGGTTCTGGGACGAACTATTGAACTGGACAAGGTACTCCCCATGAATTCAGAGGAAGAGAGAGTTCCCCTAAGGATGATGGGCTTTGCTGAGGACAGTAATGTGGCGGTCGTGTGGACATTCGACGGTCTCTTCATGGTCCAGGTTGAGTCATTGCAGTTCAAGAAG GTAAGCAAGCTTTTACACTGA